CTCGAAGGTCCCCAGCAGGAGCTGCTCGCGGGCGATCGCGGTGCGGTACGCCGTCTCCGCCGCCACGAGGGCCCGGTGCTTCTCGGCTTCCAGCTGGGTCTCGGTGTTGTCGATCTGTTTCTTCAGTTCCTGGACGCCCGGGTACTCGGCCTTGAACTTGGCGCTGAGCTTGGCGTGTTCCTGGTGGAGCATGGAGAGGCGCTTCTCGAGGTCGTCGATGAGCGAGTTGCGGAGAAGGACCGGGAAATTGTCCTTCGCGTTGAGGGTGCGGACCGTGTTCCACACCGACTCGGCGCGCATCCGCTCGGCCTGGGCGTCGGTCAGGGCCTTGCTGTAGTCCATCAGCTGGGAGGACGCCACGTCCTCCTGGTTTTCCCCCATGGTGTTGATGTTGTACTGGCGGGCGTACTCGACCAGCTTCTCCTCGGCGCGCTCCAGGTTCCCCTTGAGTTGGGTCAGCTGCTTGTCGAGGAACTCGGTGGCCTGCTGGGCGGACTGGACGCGAAAGTCGACGTCCTGCCGGACGTACTCGACGATGAGGGTGTTGATGACCTTCGCCGCCAGTTCGGGGTCGGGGGAGTTGTAGTTGATCCTCACCAGCTGGGTATCGCGGACGGGCTCGATTTCCAGGCCGCCCAGAAAGGCCCCGACGACGGGGGAGTAGGCTTGGGAGCCCGGGTTGCCGGCCGGGGGCGCCGGCGCGGGGGGCGGCGTGCCGGGCGTCGACGCCCGGGCGGGAGTCGGCCGGGCGAACTGGGGGTGCTTCTCCAGGTTGAGGGTCCGCACGACCCGGTCCGCCAGGGAACGGCTCTGGAGGATCTTGTACTGGGTCTGCATGAACTCGTCCAGGCCCATGTAGTAGTCGGTCCGCTCCATGGAGTCCCGGGTCGGCATCACGTTGAACTGCCCGGCGTCGATCTGGATGGTGCCCGTGGCCTTGTAGATGGGGATCATGCGCAGGTTCGCGATGTAGACCGTGACGGCCGTGATGGCGAAACACAACAGAATCAACCACTTGCGCTTTCGGATGATCTTCCAGTACTCGAGGAGGTGAACGGCGTCCGAACGGAGGGGGACGGAGAACTGGCCCCCGCCGGGCTGGTGCAGCACCGGCAGGGTTTGCCCCGCGGAATCGGGGGCCAGGACCGGGAGGTTCTTGTTGTCCAATGTCGTGTACCTTCTACTTCAAAAAGAACAGCATGCTGGTCAGGATGCCCGCGGAGCCGTTCACGATGCTCTGCCCGATGCTCTTGGTCCGGGAGTTGGGAACGAAGATCAGGTCGTTCTCCAGGATGACGCGGTCCGCGCTCCGGCCTTCCAGGATCTTGCCGAGGTCCATGGCGATGATCTCCCTCGACCCGTCCTCCCGGGTCCGGACGAGCTTGGCGTCGCTGATCTTCGCGGTCTTGCTGTAGCCGCCGGCGGTGGTCAGCGCCTCCGTCAGGCAGGTGCCCTTCTCGGGGGAGAGGGGGTAGGCGCCCGGCTTCCCCACCTCGCCCAGGACGTAGTAGTAGCGCTCCACCTTCTTGTTGACGTGGATGATGTCCCCCGCCAGGATGGGCACGTTGAGGGAGAGGTCCCCCGCTTCCAGGAGCTGCTTGAGGTCGATGTCGCGCCGCTCGGTCCGGCCCTGCGCGTCGGTGCGGGAGATGGTGCAGGTCTCGCCGGCGCCGCCCGTGAACCCCCCCCCGAGGGTGAGCAGGTCCACCAGGAACATGGCGCGGGTCATCTGGTAGGTCCCCGGCTTGGTGACCTCGCCGAGAAGGTAGACCGGCTGCGAGCGGTACTCCTTGACGGTGACCGACACGTGGGGGTCGTTCAGGAGGGACTGGGCCAGGAGCGACTCCAGTTTCTGCTGGAGTTCGTAGACCGTCAGGCCCGCCACCTTGACGCCGGAGAGGTAGGCCAGGAAGATCTGGCCGTCCTGGGAGATCTGGACTTCCTTGTTGATCTCGGGCATCTCCACCACTTCGATCTTCAGGAGGTCCCCCACGCCGAGCAGGTAATCGGCCTGGGCGCGGCTCCGGAACTGGAGGATCTGGAGTTGCTGGTTGCGCTGCTCGAGTTCCTTGTCCTGGGCGGGAGGCGGCAAGGGAAGGTCCTGTGCCGCCAGGAAGGAGAGACCCAGGAGGATCGCCGCGGAGAAATTTGCCAATTTTGTCATAAACGCAATTCGACCCCAACCAAGATCGACGGGCATTTTAATTATAATGATGACTGTTACAGCAGTCAATGAAATTAAAACGCCGAATCGCTCAATTCGCATTATTGATGCGGGCCGCCAGGGAAAGGATGCACTCGGAGAGGTCCCCGCGCAGATCGTCCCGCGTGAGGGCGTAATCGAGGAGGGCCCGGAGGTAGCCCGAGGGCTTGCCCACGTCGAGGTAGCGCCCCCGGTACTCGCAGCAGGCGACCAGCCCCCGTTCGGCCAGGTGGTTGATGGGCTCGGTCTGGTAGAACTCGCCGGGGCGGGGCCGGTCCGCCAGTTCCCGGATGACGGGGAAGAGGTCCGGCGT
This genomic window from Acidobacteriota bacterium contains:
- a CDS encoding polysaccharide biosynthesis/export family protein, coding for MTKLANFSAAILLGLSFLAAQDLPLPPPAQDKELEQRNQQLQILQFRSRAQADYLLGVGDLLKIEVVEMPEINKEVQISQDGQIFLAYLSGVKVAGLTVYELQQKLESLLAQSLLNDPHVSVTVKEYRSQPVYLLGEVTKPGTYQMTRAMFLVDLLTLGGGFTGGAGETCTISRTDAQGRTERRDIDLKQLLEAGDLSLNVPILAGDIIHVNKKVERYYYVLGEVGKPGAYPLSPEKGTCLTEALTTAGGYSKTAKISDAKLVRTREDGSREIIAMDLGKILEGRSADRVILENDLIFVPNSRTKSIGQSIVNGSAGILTSMLFFLK